The sequence CACTGCACCTCCCGGTGTCCCGCCCTGTTGACGGACCCGGGGCGGCCAAAGATTGCACGACTGGAGATCAACGCCGCCGTTCGTGCCGGCGAAAACGGGACGACGCAAGATCGATGAAGCTGCCACCATCGAGGGGTGCTGCTGACCCTGACCACGACCCACCGTCCCGGGACCGACCTCGGCCACCTCCTCGTCAAGCACCCGGACCGCGTGCAGAGCTTCGAGCTGCCGGCGGGCACCGCGCACGTGCTCTACCCGGAGGCGGACGAGCAGCGGTGCACCGCGGCGCTGCTGGTCGAGATCGACCCGCTGCGGCTGGGCGGCGGCCGGGGTCGCAGGCAGGCAGCCGCCCCGGACTCCTTCACCCTCGGCCAGTACGTCAACGACCGCCCGTACGCCGCGTCCAGCCTGCTCTCCTCGGCGTTGGCCAAGGTGTTCCGGTCGGCGCTGCGCGGCGAGTCCCGCGGCCGGCCGGAGCTGGCCGCCACTCCGATACCGCTGGAGGTGCGCGTCCCGGTGCTGCGCTGCCGGGGCGGCGCCGAGCTGGCCGTACGGGTCTTCGCCCCGCTCGGCTGGACGGTGACCGCCACGCCGATCCCGCTTGACGAGACGTACCCGGAGTGGGGCGACAGCCGATACGTGGAGCTCACGCTCGCCGGCACGCTGCGGGTCGCCGACGCGCTCAACCACCTGTACGTCCTGCTGCCCGTGCTGGACGACGCCAAGCACTACTGGGTGGCGCCGGACGAGGTGGACAAGCTCCTCCGGGCCGGCGCGGGCTGGCTGGCCGACCACCCGGAACGGTCCCTGATCACCCGCCGCTACCTGGCCCACCGCCGGGCCCTCGCGGGCGAGGCCCTGGCCCGCCTGGCCGAGCTGCGCCTCGCCGACGAGCCACCCGCCGACGACAGCGTCGACCCGGCGGGCCCGACGGAGGAGACGGACAAGAAGCGCGCCTCACTGGCCGTACGCCGCCGGGATGCGGTCCTGGCCGCGCTGCGGGCCAGCGGCGCCGGCCGGGTGCTGGACCTGGGCTGCGGCGGTGGCGCCCTGCTCACCGCGCTGGTCGCCGACCGGCGGTTCACCGAGATCGTCGGGACCGACGTCTCCAGCCAGGCGCTCACCCTGGCCGCCCGGCGGCTGCGGCTGGATCGGCTGCCGGAGCGGCAGCGGGACCGGATCCGGCTGTGGCAGTCGGCGCTGACCTACCGGGACGACCGGCTGCGCGGGTACGACGCCGCGGTGCTGATGGAGGTGGTCGAGCACGTCGACCCACCGCGCCTACCGGCGCTGGAGGACGCCGTGTTCGGCCACGCCCGGCCCGGCACGGTCGTTGTGACCACGCCGAACGCCGAGTACAACGTCCGCTACGAGGGGCTGGGCGCGGGCCGGTTCCGGCACGCCGACCACCGGTTCGAGTGGAGCCGGGCCGAGTTCGCCGCCTGGGTCGACCGGGTGTCCACGACCCACGGCTACACCGCCACGATCAGCGGCGTCGGCGACGAGGACCCGGAGGTCGGGGCCCCGACGCAGCTCGCCGTGCTGACCTGCGGCGAGACGGACGACCGGAAGGAGGAGACCAGCGCATGACCATCCTGGACATTCCCGAGCTCGCCCTGGTGGCGCTGGTCGGGGTCTCCGGTTCGGGCAAGTCGACCTTCGCCCGCCGACACTTCCTCCCCAGCCAGGTGCTCTCCTCGGATTCTTTCCGGGGGATGGTGGCCGACGACGAGAACGACCAGTCGGCCTCCGCCGACGCCTTCGACGCGCTGCACCACGTCGCCGGGCTCCGGCTGCGCCGCGGCCGACTCACCGTGGTCGACGCGACCAACCTCCAGCCGCACGCCCGGGCCGCCCTGGTGAAGGTGGCCCGTGAGCACGACGTGCTGCCGGTGGCGATCGTGCTGGACGTGCCGGAGGCGCTGGCCTGGGAGCGTACGCAGGGCCGGGACGACCGGACGCACGGCCGGCAGGTGCTCGCCCGGATGCAGCGGGACCTGCGACAGTCGTACGGGCGGCTGGCCCGGGAGGGCTTCCGCAAGGTGCACGTGCTGCGCGGGGTCGAGGAGATCGAGGCCGCCGAGATCCGGTACGAGAAGCTCTTCAACGACCGGCGGGAGCTGACCGGGCCGTTCGACATCGTCGGCGACGTGCACGGCTGCCGGGAGGAGCTGGAGGCGCTGCTACTCCGGCTCGGCTACACGCTGCACCGCGACGACGCGGGCCGCCCGGTGGACGCTGTGCACCCGGCCGGGCGTACCCCGGTCTTCGTCGGCGACCTGGTGGACCGCGGCCCGGACTCCCCCGGCGTGCTCCGCCTGGTGATGGGCATGGTGGCGGCCGGCCACGCGATTTGCGTGCCGGGCAACCACGAGCAGAAGCTGCTGCGCAAGCTGCGCGGCCGGGACGTGCGGCTCACCCACGGCCTGGCCGAGACGATGGACCAGCTGGCGGCGGAGCCGGCGGGCTTCGTCGCCGAGGCGGCGGCCTTCATCGACGGCCTGGTCAGCCACTACGTGCTGGACGGCGGGCGGCTGGTGGTCGCGCACGCCGGCCTCAAGGAGGCGTACCAGGGCCGCGCGTCCGGCCGGGTCCGGGCGTTCGCGCTCTTCGGGGAGACCACCGGCGAGACCGACGAGTACGGCCTGCCGGTGCGCTACCCGTGGGCGCGTGACTACCGGGGCTCGGCCATGGTCGTGTACGGGCACACCCCGACCCCGGAGCCGGAGTGGGTGAACAACACCATCTGCATCGACACCGGCTGCGTCTTCGGCGGCCGGCTCACCGCCCTGCGCTACCCGGAGAAGGAGCTGGTCTCCGTCCCGGCGGTGAAGGAGTGGTACGCCCCGGCCCGCCCGCTGGTCGTGCCCGCCCCGGCCCGCCCGGACACGGTGCTCGACCTGGCCGACGTCACCGGGCGGCGGCACCTCAGCCACGCGTACGGGACGCTGACCGTGCCGGCGGAGAACGCCGCCGCCGCGCTGGAGGTGATGAGCCGGTACGCAGTCGACCCGGGCCGGCTGGTCTGGCTGCCGCCGACCATGGCGCCCTGCTCGACGTCGACCGTCGAGGGATACCTCGAGCACCCGGAGCAGGCGTTCGCCGACTACCGCGCGGCCGGCGTCGAGCGGGTGGTCTGCGAGGAGAAGCACATGGGCTCGCGGGCCGTGGTGCTGGTGGAACGGGAGCCGGGGCGGTTCGGCGGCGGGGCGGTGCACACCCGTACCGGCCGGCCGTTCTTCGGCCCGCCGCTCGACGACGAGCTGCTGGCCCGGGTCCGCGCCGCGATCACCACGGCCGGGCTCTGGGCCGAGCTGGGCACCGACTGGCTGCTGCTCGACTGCGAGCTGCTGCCCTGGTCAGCGAAGGCGGGCAGCCTGATCCGCGAGCAGTACGCCGGGGTGGGCGCGGCCGGGCGGGCGGCGCTGCCGGCGGTGCTCGCCACGCTGGACGCCGCCGCCGCGCGCGGGCTGCCGGTCGGGGAGCTGCGCGGCCGGATGGCCGACCGGGAGTCCGAGGTCCGGGCGTACTCGGCGGCGTACCGGGCGTACGTCGGGGCGACCGACGGGCTGCGCGGGGTGACGCTGGCACCCTTCGCCGTGCTGGCCGGGGCCGGGGCGAGCCACGCCGACCGGGACCACGGCTGGCACCTGGCCCTGGCCGACCAGCTCTGCGCGGCGGACCCGGAGTTCTTCACCCCGACCCGGCGGCAGGTGGTCGACCTGACCGACGAGGCGGCGGTGACGGCGGCCACGGACTGGTGGCTGGCGCTCACCGCGGCCGGCGGCGAGGGCATGGTGGTCAAGCCGTACGCCGGCCTGGCCGCCCGCTCGCCGAAGGGCTCGCTGCTCCAGCCCGGCATCAAGTGCCGGGGCCGGGAGTACCTGCGGATCATCTACGGCCCGGGGTACACCGAGCCGGGGCAGCTCGCCGCGCTGCGCCAGCGCTCGCTGGGACGCAAGCGGGGGCTGGCCCTGCGCGAGCACGCTCTCGGCCTGGCCGCCCTGGACGCCCTCGCCGAGGACGCCCCGCTCTGGCGCCGCCACGAGCTGGTCTTCGCGATCCTGGCCTGCGAATCCGAGCCCGTCGACCCCCGCCTGTGACCGGTACGACCGGTCCGGCGTGGGGCCGGACCGGACCCGGGTACCCTTTGTGGCCGTGGACACAGCAGACAAAACCCGGTTCCTCTCCGAGAACGTCGCTCTGAATCCGCTCGACCCGAAGGACCTGATCAGCACCTTCGGGCTGTTCGGGGTCTGGGCGATCCTCTTCGCCGAGACCGGCCTGCTGGTCGGCTTCTTCTTCCCCGGCGACTCGCTGCTCTTCCTGGCCGGCGTGGCCGCCTCGCCGGTGGCGGACGCGATCTTCGGCGCCGGTGCCCGGATGAACCTGGTCGGGCTGCTGATCGGCGGGCCACTCTGCGCGATCGTCGGCGCCCAGCTCGGGCACTGGCTCGGCGCCCGGTACGGCCAGCGGATGTTCGACCGCCCCAACTCCCGACTGTTCAAGCGGGAGTACGTGGAGAAGGCCGAGTACTACTTCCAGAAGTTCGGCCCGGCGAAGGCCGTGGTGCTGGCCCGCTTCATCCCGATCGTGCGGACCTTCCTCAACCCGGTGGCCGGGGTGCTGGGCATGCCGGCCCGGCAGTTCTTCCTGTGGAACGTGATCGGCGCGATCCTCTGGGTGGACGGCATCCTGCTGATCGGCTACCTGCTGGCCGACCAGATCTACAGCGCGATCGGCGACAAGATCGACCGGTACATCCTGCCGGTGGTCGCGCTGATCATCGTGATCTCGGTACTGCCGATCTTCTTCGAGTTCCTCCGCGACCGCCGGGCGCGCAAGCGCGGCGAGGCGGTCTCGGTGGTCGCCGCGGCCAGCGCGGCCGGGGCCGTCGACGCACTCCGGCGGGAGGCCGGGGACGACGACGACCCACAGCACGGCCAGCGCCGCCGCTGATCTCCGGGTACGCCGATGGCCGGTCCCCTCGGTGGGGGCCGGCCATCGGCATGGACCTGTCGACCTGCGGGTGGTGCGGATGACGGGCAGCCGTCACCGTCCGGTGGTGGCGCCACCCCTGTCACGCCACCCGACGCGGACCACGTCCGGTTTCAGCGAGCCTTCTTGGTGGCCCGCTTGCGCGGCGGGGTGAGCAGGTCCGCGATCGTGGCGATCGCGGACGGCACCAGCCGGTAGTACGCCCAGACACCGCGCTTCTCCCGCTCCAGCAAGCCGGCCTCGGTGAGGATACGCAGGTGGTGACTGACCGTCGGCTGCGAGAGGCCGAGCGGCGCGGTGAGGTCACACACGCACGCCTCCCCCTCGGGGGCCGACTGGATCAGACTGAGCAGCCGCAGCCGGGCAGGGTCGGCGAGGGCCTTCAGCACCCCCGCGAGCCGCTCGGCATCGGCACGTTCGATCGGCTCGCCGGCAAGCGGCGAGATCTGAGGCATGGTCATTTCAGCCAACGCAGTTCCCACGTATTCCATCCTTCCACCAGCAGCATCGATCCGCCTGCATATCAGCAGATCCGAATCGGCAAACTTTTACGCCACAAGGCCGAGGTCAGCCAACGTATAGGCCGCCCGATACGGCAGCCCGGCGGCTCGTACCGCGTCGCCAGCGCCTCGATCAACAATAACCGCCACGCCCACCACCTCGGCTCCGGCCTCGCGTAGCGCCTCAACCGCAGTCAACACACTGCCGCCCGTGGTCGAGGTGTCCTCGACCGCCAGGACCCGTCGGCCTGCCACATTCGGCCCCTCGATGCGCCGCTGGAGACCGTGCGCCTTGCCCGCCTTGCGGACCACGAACGCGTCCAGTGGTCGGTCGGTCTCGGCCGCCGCATGCAGCATGGCAGCGGCGACCGGATCGGCCCCGAGGGTCAGCCCACCGACGGCGTCGTACTCCCAGTCGGCGGTCAGGTCACGCATCACTCGACCGACCAACGGTGCGGCCCGGTGATGGAGCGTGACGCGACGCAGATCGACGTACCAGTCCGCCTCACGGCCGGACGAGAGCACCACCCGCCCATGGACCACAGCCAGTTCGGTGATGAATTTACGCAGGTCGTCGTGGTCCCCCATGGCGATAGAGGGTACTGCGCAAGTCTGGGAGGCGCGTCTCGGGTCCGCCTGGGTCAACCCTGCGGGCGACCGACGAGTGGCGATGTCCGGCTACGCTGTGCGACCGTCCATCCGGGTCGGCGGGCAGGGATCCCATCGGCGGGACGCGCACCCGACCGGTCCGGGTCAGTCGCCGGCGCGTCCGGCCCGCCCCCGGACGTCCCGGGAGAGGCCGCGCAGCAGCCGCCTCGGTGCGTGCCGCAGGCCCGCCACGACCACCTTGTACTTCCAGCTCGGCACGCTGACCAACTTGCCTTTCCGCAGGTCACGCAGCCCTTCGTCGACCACGTCGTCGGTCCGCAACCACATCCAGGCCGGCATACGGGACATGTTGATGCCGGCCCGCTCGTGGTAGCCGGTGCGGGTGTAGCCAGGGCAGAGCGCCATCACCCGCACCCCGAGCGGCGCCACCGACGGGCCGATCGACTCACTGAAATTCGTGACCCACGCCTTGCTGGCCGAGTACGTCGAGCCCGGCATCGGCACGCCGAAACCAGCGACGGAAGAGACATTTATCACTATCCCGTTGCCTCGCCGGATCATCGGTGTCAACGCCGCGTGGGTCAGCCGCAGCACCGCGAGCACGTTCAGCCGGAGCAACCGGGCCTCGTCCTCGACGGCCGACCGGACGAACGGGGTGTTGAGGCTGGTCCCGGCGTTGTTCACCAGCATTCCGACCGGCGGCTCGGCAGCGAGCCGCCGTTCGACCGCCGCGCAGCCGTCGTCGGTGGACAGATCGGCGGAAATGGTTTCGATCCGGCGGTCGTACCGGCGGGTCAGCTCGGCGGCGGCGGCGCCGAGCCGGCCGGCGTCCCGGGCCACCAGGACCAGGTCCCATCCGTCGGCGGCGAGCCGGCGGGCGAACGCCTCGCCGATGCCCAGGCTGGCACCGGTGATCAACGCACAACGCGCGGAGGCGTGCTCGTCGGTCACGGGCGGTCCCCAGGGGGTGGCGTCGGCCCGCTGGGCACGGCCGGAGGCATCGGCCCGGTCGGCACAGCCGGAGGCATCGGCCCGGTGGGCACAGCCGCGGACGGGGGTGGCGGCCCGGTGGGCACGGCGCGGCGGAAGAAGGCGCCGGCCGCGGGGAGCGCCAGCAGCACGGCGACCAGGAGGTACCCGAGGACCTGCGCCACCGACATGGCCGCGTTCAGCGGAATCCACCAGGCCGGGTACGCGTCGCCGACGAGGGCGAGCAGTTCGGCGGTGACCTGCTCGTCGGCACCGAGGCGCAGCGGGGCGGCCCGCTGACCGACCAGCACCGCCAGGCCGCAGCACCCGCAGAGCAGGCCCAGCCCCGAGACGACCCAGGTGAACACCCGAGCGCCGGGACGGCCGGAGAGGAGGCCGAGGGCCAGGCCGACGAGCAGCACCGCCATGAGCACGCCAACCACGGCCGACAGCACGGTGGAGGCGCGCAGCAGCGACACCACCGTGTCGATCTCGCCACCGCCGGCTCCGGTCCCCGCCGCCGCCGTGCGGAACCGGTCCACCGTGCCGCCCGTGATGAGCAGACTGGCAACCGCGTACGCCACGGCGCCAGCCGCCATCAGCAGCAGGACCGCCGCCGCCGAGACGACCGGCCCCGGACGGCGGGGCGGGGCCTGAACGGGATACGACACGACATTCCCTCCGGTAGGTGTCGGCTTGCAACCTACTCGGAGGGATCGTCGGCGTCGCTGTTATCGGAGCGTCAACTTGCCGAGGGCGGTTCCGGCTCACGGCCCTCGCCGGGCTCGGGCGACGGACCGGGCTGGCCCGGTGCCGACGGCTGCCCGGGCTGACCCGGCTGGCCCGGCTGGCCCGGCACCGACGGCTGGCCCGCTGGGCCCGGCTGACCGGGAGCGGGCGGATAGCCAGGGGCCGGCGGGTAGCCGGGAGCCGGCGGCTGACCGGGAGCCGGCGGGTAGCCCGGAGCGGACGGCTGACCGGGGGCTGGCGGGTAGCCCGGAGCGGACGGCTGACCGGGAGCCGGCGGATAGCCGGGAGCCGGCGGCTGACCGGGAGCCGGCGGATAGCCGGGAGCCGGCGGCTGACCGGGAGCCGGCGGATAGCCCGGAGCCGACGGCTGACCGGGAGCCGGCGGGTAGCCGGGGGTCGGTGGGTAACCCGGGTAGGCGGCGCCCGGGAGCGGCGGCTCCCAGGTCGGCTGGGGCTTGCGGAAGAACTCGTTGGCCGCCGGCAGGGCCAACAGGATCAGGGCAGCCAGCAGGGCGAGCAGGGCCAGCAGGCCGAGCGCCGTGGACAGCGGGCCGTACCAGGACGGCAGGGCCTCCTCCAACCGGCGCTGGATCTCCTGGCCGCTCGGCATGTTGCCGCTGGTCGAGCCGCCGCTGGTCAGGCTGCCGGCCGCGGTGTTCACCAGGCCGCCGCCAGTGCAGCAGACCAGGATGCCGCCCAGCACCCAGGTGGTGATCCGGGCGCCGTTCTTCCCCCGGTTGTTGAGTAGGGCCAGGACGACGAGCCCGATCGCGAGCAGCAGCGAGAACACGGCCGCCGCGATGGAGATCCCGTACGCGACATCGGCCGCCGACTCGGCGGCGGTGCCCCGGTACGCGTCCCGCAGGACCTCCCGGACCGTGCCCATGGTGGACAGGGTCAGGATCAGATTCACCACCTGGATGGCGGCGACGAGGATGAGCAACCAACTGGACGTGGTCACCACGCCCGGACGGGCGCGGGGTGGCGTCCCCGAGGCATCGGCCATAACTCTTCTTCCCTCCCTAGATCACACGACTACCGTAACGAGCCCGGGCGAGGTGAGCACGGCACGAGAGCCGGACCCGCCGCGCAGGTCCCGGCCGACGGACGCGGCCGGCAGCCGCCACCCGTCAGTAGCCGCGCCACTCCGTACGGGCGTAGTCCAGCACCCGGGGCTGCAACAACGTGGAGGCGGGCACGTCCAGCCGGGCCCGGTCGGCGGGGAAGCTGGCCGCGGCGGCGAGCACCGGCGGGGTGAGGAAACGCAGCGGCGGGGCGTCGGCGGGCAGTTCCAGCGGCGGCGGGGTGGTGCCGGGCGCGGCGAGGACGAACCCCCAGTCGCCGAAGCTCGGCACGTCCACGTGGTACGGCACGGTGCCGAAGCCAGCCTCGCGGATCGAGCGCTCGATCGACCAGTACGACCGCGGCGCGAAGTACGGCGAGCCGGACTGCACCACCAGCCGCCCGCCGTCGGCGAGCACCGAGCGGATCAGCGCGTAGAACTCGATCGTGTAGAGCTTGGCGGTGGCCGTCTCGTCCGGGTCGGGCAGGTCGGCGATCACCACGTCGAAGCGGTCCACGGCGGTACGCAGCCAGCCGAACGCGTCGAGGTTGAGCACCCGCACCCGGGGGTCGGCGAGTGAGTTCCGGTTGAGCTCGCGCAGCTGCGGCTCGGTCCGGGCCAGGCGCACCACCGCCGGGTCCAGGTCGACCACGGTCACCCGGCGCACGTCCGGGTACCTGAGGATCTCCCGGAGCGCCAGGCCGTCGCCGGCGCCGAGCACCAGCACCTCGCCGCGCGGGCCGCGCATCGCCGGATGCACCAGCGATTCGTGGTAGCGGTACTCGTCGACGGAGCTGAACTGGAGGTCGCCGTTGAGGAAGAGCCGCAGGTCAGTATTGGCGTGGCCGACCTCGCGCACCGACCGGGTCAGCACGATCTCCTGGTAGCGGCTGCGTTCGGCGTGCACCACCGGGTCGCGGTAGAGCTGCTGGCGGGCGGTCACCTCGAAGTCGTGCGCGGTGACCCAGGCGTACCCGAGCAGCAGGGCGACCGCGACGGAGCCGGCGCCCAGCACGAGCCGGGCGCGGCGGCCGAGGTCGGCCCGGAAGACCGTGCACACCAGCGCGAGGCCGGCGACGGCGTTCACCGCGCCGACCACCAGGGCGCCCTTGAGCTGACCGAAGATCGGCATCAGCAGGAACGGGAAGGCCAGCCCGCCGAGCAGCGCGCCGACGTAGTCGGCGGCGAACAGGTCGGCCACGGCGCTGCCGGCGGACTGCTCGCGGATGCGTTGCAGCAGCACCATCAGCAGCGGGATCTCCGCCCCGATCAGCAGGCCGAGCACGAACGCGGCGCCGACCAGCGCCGGCCCGTAGAGGTCGAGCCAGGCGAAGGCGGCGTAGAGGCCGAGCACGGAGAGCCCGCCGAGCAGGGCCAGGGCCAGCTCGATCGCGGCGAACGCGACGGCGGCCCAGGGCTGCAACGGCTTGGCGACAAGCGCGCCGACGCCCATCGCGAAGACCATCACGCCGAGCACGATCGACGCCTGGCCGACCGTGTCCCCGATCAGGTAGCTGCCGAGGGCGACCAGCGCCAACTCGTACACCAGGCCGCAGGCCGCGCAGACGAAGACCGCGAGCAGGACTCCCGCGCGGGCCGGCCGCCAGCCCGGCCGCGCCGGCGCGTCGGTGGTCACGCCTTCCCTCGGGTACGCCCGGCGGCTCCCGCCCCGGCGCGCTGCGCGGGCCCGGGTGCCCGGAGCTTGCGGCGCTGCACCACGCCCACGGTGACGAGGAGCGCGGCGAGCAACAGGAGCCCGACCGCGCCGAGCAGGAAGCCCCAGCGGTCCCGCCAGAAGTCGTTGCCGGCGTCCGGCAGCGGGCTGGGTGCCGCGACGGGAGCGGCGGTCGGGGTGGCGGCCGACTTCGCGATCCCCGCCTCGGCGGCGAGCAGCGGCAGCGTGGTGGCGGCCCGGGTGATCGCCCAGCCGGGGTCGTCGATGAAGGTGGCGTCGTCGAGCCCGAACTGGCCCAGCCCACGCTCGATGGCGTAGAGGCCGGCCAGGTCGAGGTCGTCCGAGCCCTTCACCTCGATCGTGGCGGAGTCCTCCGCCTCGCTGCTCTCGGCGGTGTAGGTGATGTCCGCGTACACCTCGATCCACCGGGGGCAGCCGGGCGCGTCCTCGACCGCGGTGCCGTCGCCCTGGTTCGAGCCGACGCTGACCACGTCGTACCCGTCCACCAGGCGCCAGCCGTAGCAGATGCCCTGGCTGGTGAAGGCGGCCTGCAGGATCGGCACGGTGTCCGTGCGTTCCTCGGCCGCCGGCGCGGGGACGTTCAGGTCCTCACTGCAACCGGTGATCCCCAGGACGACCGCCCAGATCAGGGTGAGCTTCAGGATGCTCGACCTCCCCTTCCGGGCGGCCGGCCGCTTCCCGGTGGCCATCAGCTGATCGCGGCGGCGATGATCGCGCCGGTGGCCAGGTGCACCACGGCGGAGACCCAGACCGCCGGGTGCGGCTCGGCATCGACCAGCAGCTCGCCGAGCTTGCCCGGGGTGGCCGCGTCCAGCAGCAGGAACGCCGCCGCCATGATCACCAGGCCGAGGATCCCGTACGCGGCCGCGCCGACCAGGCCGAGCACGAAGTCGTCGGCGCTGGCGGCGATCGCGGCGACCACGATGATGCCGACGCCGGCCAGGTTGGAGACGAGCAGCACCGCCGCGTTGCGGTTGCGCTCGGTCCAGATGAGTTCGTTGAGCCGGCCCGGGGTGGCCAGGTCGACCAGCAGGTAGCCGATGCCCATCAGGACGACGCCCACCACGCCGTAGGCGAGGGTGACCAGCAGATCGGTGACGAGATGCTGCACAGGGAAACTCCAGGGTGAGGGGTCGGACGCACTACTTGCCGGCACCGGGGCCGCCGCCGCGTACGGTGCTGCCACGGCCCCAGCCCCAGCCGTGGCCGACGACGTGGTGGTAGCGGGGGTACGCGGTGGTCATCCGTTCGAGCAGGATCAGCGAGCCGGCCGCGATCGGCAGGATCACCACCGAGTCGTCGTCGTAGCGGAGGTACACCCCGCTGCCGTCGACGTACTGGTCGGCGGGCTGCCAGGCGTCGGTGATCTCCTTCGAGACCTGGCTCGGCGGGCGCGTGGAGGTGTAGGCCAGGGCGTCCCGGCCGATGTCCCGGCTGGTTGCCCGGGTGTAGCGGTCCTCGACGTAGCCGCGCGGGGAGAAGTTGCCGGAGAAGATGGCGAACACGGCGACCAGCACGCCGACCACGGCGACGGCCACCCCCACCACGAACCACCGTCGGTACGTCACAGCGCCACCACCGTCTCGGTCAGGACCAGTTCGTTGGTCTGCGGGTACGCGTGCCAGGTGCGCCAGGCCACGGAGCCGCCCGGCGGGTCGGCGCGGACGGAGAGCGCGGTGATCGCGTCCACGTCGCCGGGAAAGACCCCGACCAGCGCGTACGGGTCGTCGGCCAGCTCGGCGCGGAGCGCGGCGACCCGGGTGCGCAGGCCGTCACCGGCCGGCCGGAGCACCGTGGCGGTGAACCGGTAGCCGGTGCCCTCGTCGTACAGGGTGTCGGGCAGGTGCGGTGGCCGGCCGGGCAGGCAGGCGACGGTCTCGGTCAGCTCGCCGCAGACCACCTGGTGCGAGGCGCCGAGCAGGCGCAGCCGCAGCCGGACGCCACCGGGCAGGGTCAGCTCGCGGACGTGCAGGGCGGGCCGCTCGGGGTCGCCGAGCGCCAGGCTCAGGTCGGCGGCGCGGGTGTCGACGTACGGAGTGT comes from Micromonospora viridifaciens and encodes:
- a CDS encoding DUF350 domain-containing protein, with translation MQHLVTDLLVTLAYGVVGVVLMGIGYLLVDLATPGRLNELIWTERNRNAAVLLVSNLAGVGIIVVAAIAASADDFVLGLVGAAAYGILGLVIMAAAFLLLDAATPGKLGELLVDAEPHPAVWVSAVVHLATGAIIAAAIS
- a CDS encoding 3' terminal RNA ribose 2'-O-methyltransferase Hen1 translates to MLLTLTTTHRPGTDLGHLLVKHPDRVQSFELPAGTAHVLYPEADEQRCTAALLVEIDPLRLGGGRGRRQAAAPDSFTLGQYVNDRPYAASSLLSSALAKVFRSALRGESRGRPELAATPIPLEVRVPVLRCRGGAELAVRVFAPLGWTVTATPIPLDETYPEWGDSRYVELTLAGTLRVADALNHLYVLLPVLDDAKHYWVAPDEVDKLLRAGAGWLADHPERSLITRRYLAHRRALAGEALARLAELRLADEPPADDSVDPAGPTEETDKKRASLAVRRRDAVLAALRASGAGRVLDLGCGGGALLTALVADRRFTEIVGTDVSSQALTLAARRLRLDRLPERQRDRIRLWQSALTYRDDRLRGYDAAVLMEVVEHVDPPRLPALEDAVFGHARPGTVVVTTPNAEYNVRYEGLGAGRFRHADHRFEWSRAEFAAWVDRVSTTHGYTATISGVGDEDPEVGAPTQLAVLTCGETDDRKEETSA
- a CDS encoding SDR family NAD(P)-dependent oxidoreductase — protein: MTDEHASARCALITGASLGIGEAFARRLAADGWDLVLVARDAGRLGAAAAELTRRYDRRIETISADLSTDDGCAAVERRLAAEPPVGMLVNNAGTSLNTPFVRSAVEDEARLLRLNVLAVLRLTHAALTPMIRRGNGIVINVSSVAGFGVPMPGSTYSASKAWVTNFSESIGPSVAPLGVRVMALCPGYTRTGYHERAGINMSRMPAWMWLRTDDVVDEGLRDLRKGKLVSVPSWKYKVVVAGLRHAPRRLLRGLSRDVRGRAGRAGD
- a CDS encoding DedA family protein, translating into MAVDTADKTRFLSENVALNPLDPKDLISTFGLFGVWAILFAETGLLVGFFFPGDSLLFLAGVAASPVADAIFGAGARMNLVGLLIGGPLCAIVGAQLGHWLGARYGQRMFDRPNSRLFKREYVEKAEYYFQKFGPAKAVVLARFIPIVRTFLNPVAGVLGMPARQFFLWNVIGAILWVDGILLIGYLLADQIYSAIGDKIDRYILPVVALIIVISVLPIFFEFLRDRRARKRGEAVSVVAAASAAGAVDALRREAGDDDDPQHGQRRR
- a CDS encoding ArsR/SmtB family transcription factor, giving the protein MEYVGTALAEMTMPQISPLAGEPIERADAERLAGVLKALADPARLRLLSLIQSAPEGEACVCDLTAPLGLSQPTVSHHLRILTEAGLLEREKRGVWAYYRLVPSAIATIADLLTPPRKRATKKAR
- the pyrE gene encoding orotate phosphoribosyltransferase, whose protein sequence is MGDHDDLRKFITELAVVHGRVVLSSGREADWYVDLRRVTLHHRAAPLVGRVMRDLTADWEYDAVGGLTLGADPVAAAMLHAAAETDRPLDAFVVRKAGKAHGLQRRIEGPNVAGRRVLAVEDTSTTGGSVLTAVEALREAGAEVVGVAVIVDRGAGDAVRAAGLPYRAAYTLADLGLVA
- a CDS encoding polyamine aminopropyltransferase gives rise to the protein MTTDAPARPGWRPARAGVLLAVFVCAACGLVYELALVALGSYLIGDTVGQASIVLGVMVFAMGVGALVAKPLQPWAAVAFAAIELALALLGGLSVLGLYAAFAWLDLYGPALVGAAFVLGLLIGAEIPLLMVLLQRIREQSAGSAVADLFAADYVGALLGGLAFPFLLMPIFGQLKGALVVGAVNAVAGLALVCTVFRADLGRRARLVLGAGSVAVALLLGYAWVTAHDFEVTARQQLYRDPVVHAERSRYQEIVLTRSVREVGHANTDLRLFLNGDLQFSSVDEYRYHESLVHPAMRGPRGEVLVLGAGDGLALREILRYPDVRRVTVVDLDPAVVRLARTEPQLRELNRNSLADPRVRVLNLDAFGWLRTAVDRFDVVIADLPDPDETATAKLYTIEFYALIRSVLADGGRLVVQSGSPYFAPRSYWSIERSIREAGFGTVPYHVDVPSFGDWGFVLAAPGTTPPPLELPADAPPLRFLTPPVLAAAASFPADRARLDVPASTLLQPRVLDYARTEWRGY
- a CDS encoding polynucleotide kinase-phosphatase, whose translation is MTILDIPELALVALVGVSGSGKSTFARRHFLPSQVLSSDSFRGMVADDENDQSASADAFDALHHVAGLRLRRGRLTVVDATNLQPHARAALVKVAREHDVLPVAIVLDVPEALAWERTQGRDDRTHGRQVLARMQRDLRQSYGRLAREGFRKVHVLRGVEEIEAAEIRYEKLFNDRRELTGPFDIVGDVHGCREELEALLLRLGYTLHRDDAGRPVDAVHPAGRTPVFVGDLVDRGPDSPGVLRLVMGMVAAGHAICVPGNHEQKLLRKLRGRDVRLTHGLAETMDQLAAEPAGFVAEAAAFIDGLVSHYVLDGGRLVVAHAGLKEAYQGRASGRVRAFALFGETTGETDEYGLPVRYPWARDYRGSAMVVYGHTPTPEPEWVNNTICIDTGCVFGGRLTALRYPEKELVSVPAVKEWYAPARPLVVPAPARPDTVLDLADVTGRRHLSHAYGTLTVPAENAAAALEVMSRYAVDPGRLVWLPPTMAPCSTSTVEGYLEHPEQAFADYRAAGVERVVCEEKHMGSRAVVLVEREPGRFGGGAVHTRTGRPFFGPPLDDELLARVRAAITTAGLWAELGTDWLLLDCELLPWSAKAGSLIREQYAGVGAAGRAALPAVLATLDAAAARGLPVGELRGRMADRESEVRAYSAAYRAYVGATDGLRGVTLAPFAVLAGAGASHADRDHGWHLALADQLCAADPEFFTPTRRQVVDLTDEAAVTAATDWWLALTAAGGEGMVVKPYAGLAARSPKGSLLQPGIKCRGREYLRIIYGPGYTEPGQLAALRQRSLGRKRGLALREHALGLAALDALAEDAPLWRRHELVFAILACESEPVDPRL